In Kaistella faecalis, a genomic segment contains:
- the aat gene encoding leucyl/phenylalanyl-tRNA--protein transferase, with protein sequence MVLLDPHEISFPDPELTDSESGLLAIGGDLSPERLLFAYQLGLFPWFNEGEEILWWCPDPRFVLFPDEAKISKSMKKILKDGIFTFTENKCFSEVMTQCKNAYRKDQDGTWISGELIKSFTILHEYGFAKSFEVWQNGELVGGFYGMQIGKVFCGESMFAKVSNASKAGFLNFILQNEDLELIDCQIHSQHLQSLGARMIPKNDYLHILKRNNES encoded by the coding sequence ATGGTTTTACTTGACCCTCATGAAATTTCTTTTCCTGATCCGGAATTAACCGATTCCGAAAGCGGTTTGCTTGCCATCGGGGGCGATCTGTCTCCTGAGCGGCTTTTATTTGCCTATCAGCTCGGGCTTTTTCCGTGGTTTAATGAGGGGGAGGAAATTCTCTGGTGGTGTCCTGATCCCCGATTTGTGCTTTTTCCGGATGAGGCTAAGATTTCGAAATCCATGAAGAAGATTTTGAAAGACGGTATTTTTACCTTTACCGAAAACAAATGTTTCAGCGAAGTAATGACCCAGTGCAAAAACGCGTACAGAAAGGATCAGGATGGAACCTGGATTTCCGGTGAATTAATAAAATCTTTTACAATACTTCACGAATATGGCTTTGCCAAAAGTTTTGAAGTCTGGCAGAATGGTGAATTGGTAGGCGGGTTTTATGGGATGCAGATCGGTAAAGTTTTTTGCGGCGAAAGCATGTTTGCCAAAGTGAGCAACGCATCGAAAGCCGGATTTCTTAATTTTATCTTACAGAATGAGGATCTTGAACTTATAGATTGTCAGATTCATTCCCAACATCTCCAAAGTCTGGGTGCGCGAATGATTCCTAAAAACGATTATTTACATATTTTAAAAAGAAACAATGAATCCTGA
- a CDS encoding DUF3127 domain-containing protein: MELQGIIKKLGDVQTFASGFQKREMVIVTEEQYPQPISIEFLKEKGDLLNVYKEGDKVKVSINIGGREWTSPQGEVKYFNSITGWRIEKVDGAGDFNEPVQARNADAKPAASNTDVFAEDDDDLPF; encoded by the coding sequence ATGGAATTACAAGGGATTATAAAGAAACTAGGTGACGTTCAGACTTTTGCGAGCGGCTTTCAGAAAAGAGAAATGGTTATTGTGACCGAAGAGCAGTATCCGCAGCCAATCAGCATAGAATTTCTAAAAGAAAAAGGAGATTTGCTTAATGTCTATAAAGAAGGTGATAAAGTAAAGGTTTCTATCAATATCGGAGGAAGAGAATGGACTTCTCCACAAGGCGAGGTAAAATATTTCAATTCCATAACCGGCTGGAGAATCGAAAAAGTTGACGGAGCAGGTGATTTTAATGAACCAGTTCAGGCAAGAAATGCAGATGCAAAACCTGCAGCTTCCAATACAGATGTTTTCGCTGAAGATGATGACGATTTACCATTCTAA
- a CDS encoding DUF2797 domain-containing protein, with the protein MQFSGQILKMTTQNAKPIQYFLNLSHDLINMNQLIGKTLKLKHIGYECVNCGSGEKIYRMGFCKKCFFESPYASDTIIRPELSTAHLGIGERDLAVEEAIQLQPHIVYLAYTGDVKVGVTRHSQIPTRWIDQGATFALPIAKTDNRYEAGMIEVALKEHLADKTNWRKMLEDDFEDDLDLADFREKIKDYFPDNFKNFYSMEHEMLRLDYPYEAPEKINSFTLDKKPEFEGVLKGIKGQYLSFEGGNFINVRGHEGYVIDLEI; encoded by the coding sequence ATGCAGTTCTCCGGACAAATCCTGAAAATGACAACGCAAAACGCGAAACCCATTCAATATTTCCTGAATCTTTCCCATGACCTTATTAATATGAATCAGCTCATCGGGAAAACTCTAAAATTAAAACATATCGGTTACGAATGCGTAAACTGCGGCAGCGGAGAAAAGATTTACCGCATGGGATTTTGTAAGAAATGCTTTTTTGAAAGTCCATATGCAAGTGATACGATCATCCGTCCGGAACTTTCAACCGCGCATTTGGGTATAGGAGAGCGAGATTTGGCAGTAGAAGAAGCAATTCAGTTACAGCCCCACATTGTGTACCTGGCTTATACAGGAGATGTAAAAGTAGGAGTTACCCGCCATTCCCAAATTCCGACCCGGTGGATTGACCAGGGTGCTACTTTCGCGCTTCCGATCGCTAAAACCGACAACCGTTACGAAGCTGGAATGATCGAGGTCGCGCTTAAAGAGCATCTTGCGGATAAAACCAACTGGCGCAAAATGTTGGAAGATGATTTCGAAGATGATTTGGATCTTGCCGACTTCCGCGAAAAGATAAAAGATTATTTCCCGGATAATTTCAAAAACTTCTATTCAATGGAACATGAAATGCTCCGCCTCGATTATCCTTATGAGGCTCCTGAAAAAATAAATTCATTCACCCTGGACAAAAAACCTGAATTCGAAGGTGTTTTAAAAGGAATAAAAGGACAGTATCTTTCTTTTGAGGGCGGCAATTTTATAAATGTTAGAGGACACGAAGGGTATGTGATTGATTTGGAAATTTAA
- a CDS encoding GDP-mannose 4,6-dehydratase: protein MKYLVTGGSGFIGSHLVEHLLKNRHSVINIDNFDDFYDYRIKIRNTLESVGKPFEFSFHNKEHDIEKLVFETSKKHYHIYYQDIRDKDGLEKIFAKHKIDAVIHLAALAGVRPSIEKPLEYEEVNVKGTMNLWELCREYKIKKFINASSSSIYGNNIKIPFSETDNVDQPISPYAATKKCTEILGHVYHNLYGIDIIQLRFFTVYGPRQRPDLAIHKFTKLINDNTEIPFYGDGSTSRDYTYIDDIIDGIMKSIQYLHRNKKVYEIINLGENEVITLNEMLATLEEHLEKKSIKKILPPQPGDVDKTNADITKARALIGYHPTTHFQNGTKKFVEWFLRNG, encoded by the coding sequence ATGAAATATTTAGTTACCGGTGGAAGCGGCTTTATCGGTTCGCATCTGGTAGAACATTTACTGAAAAACAGACATTCTGTCATTAATATTGACAATTTTGATGATTTTTATGATTACAGGATAAAAATCAGAAATACTTTGGAGTCCGTAGGAAAACCTTTCGAATTTTCGTTTCATAATAAGGAGCATGACATTGAAAAACTCGTTTTCGAAACTTCAAAGAAACACTATCACATTTATTATCAGGACATTCGCGACAAAGACGGCCTTGAAAAAATATTCGCCAAACATAAAATTGATGCTGTAATTCATTTGGCAGCCTTGGCGGGCGTGCGACCTTCGATAGAAAAACCTTTGGAATATGAAGAAGTAAACGTGAAAGGCACAATGAATCTGTGGGAACTTTGCCGGGAATATAAAATTAAAAAATTCATTAATGCTTCCAGCTCAAGTATTTACGGAAACAATATTAAAATTCCTTTTTCTGAAACCGACAATGTAGATCAACCCATTTCACCATACGCAGCAACCAAAAAATGCACTGAAATTCTGGGTCATGTGTATCATAATCTTTACGGAATCGATATAATACAGCTGAGGTTTTTCACTGTTTATGGGCCAAGACAGCGACCGGATCTGGCGATTCACAAGTTTACAAAACTGATTAATGACAATACGGAAATTCCGTTTTATGGTGATGGATCTACCTCCAGAGATTACACTTATATCGATGATATTATCGATGGAATTATGAAATCAATTCAATATTTACATCGAAATAAAAAGGTTTATGAAATCATCAATCTCGGTGAAAACGAAGTTATTACCCTGAATGAAATGCTCGCAACTCTGGAGGAACATTTAGAAAAAAAATCAATAAAAAAAATTCTGCCACCGCAACCCGGCGATGTAGACAAAACCAATGCAGATATTACCAAAGCAAGGGCTTTAATAGGCTATCATCCCACCACTCATTTCCAAAATGGCACAAAAAAGTTTGTGGAATGGTTTTTGAGAAATGGTTGA